DNA sequence from the Gammaproteobacteria bacterium genome:
CACCTGACCGGCGAGCAGCTCGAGCATTACTTCCGCAAGCACGGCCATGGCTATCGGGTCGTCAAGCGCGTGCGCGAGGCGTGCATCTTCTCGAAACACGACCTCATCAGGGATCCGCCGTTTTCGCGGCTGGACATGATTTCCTGTCGTAATGTACTCATCTACATGACCCACACCCTGCAACAGCGCCTGATCCCCATTTTCCACTACGCGCTGCGACCCGGCGGCGTGCTGCTGCTGGGACCTTCCGAGACCGTCACGCGCTTTGAGCATCTGTTCGAACCCATCGACCACAAGCAACGCCTGTTCCGTCGCCGAGACTTATCCGTGGCACCCCGGTTCGATTTTCCGCTGGGTAGTTACGGCGATTCGACCAATGCGCGCGAAACCGGCAGCGAGGAGCGTCAGCGTAACCGCGAAAACAGTGTCAGCCGCCAGGCGGAGCGCTATCTGCTGGAGCAGTACGCGCCATCCTGTGTAGTGGTCGATAGCCGCTATGAAGCGGTCTATTTTGCGGGCAACACCGGGCAATATCTGCAGCCGCCGTCCGGCGCGCCGGATAACGCGGTACTGAACATGGCCCGCCACGGGCTCAAAAACCAGCTCCGCCAGGCGCTCGATGATGCGGCGCGTACTCAGCAGCCGGTGGTGCGCGAAGACGTCCACGTGAGAACCAACGGCGAATACGAAATCATCCGCCTGCGCGTGCGTCCGATCCCGCGCCTTGAACAGCGGGCCGATTATTACGCGGTGATTTTCGAGTCCGGTGACCCGCGGGGCGGGGAAGTGCCGCGGGCAAAGCCGCCCGAGCCGCCGGCGGTGGAACAGTAACAATCGCTGGTCCAGCAACTTGAGTCGGAGTTGGAGAGCACGCGGCGCCATCTGCGGGATACTACTGAAGATATGGAATCTTCTAACGAGGCGCTGAAATCGGCCAACGAAGAGCTGATGTCCACCAACGAGGAGCTGCAGTCCGCCGCCGAGGAGCTGGACACCTCGAAAGAAGAGCTGCAATCGGTGAACGAGGAACTGAGCTTCGCCAACGAGGAACTGCGGCGCAACAACGACCATCTCTCGCGCGCCAACAGCGACATCAAGAATCTTTTCGACAACACGCAGATTGCGATGATGTTTCTGGACAAGGACCTTCACATCCGCAGCCTCACGCCGCGCATGAGCGATCTTTATAACCTGCGGGCATCGGATACCGGACGCTCGATTACGGATATTCGCGCCAGGCATGACTACACGGACTTAGAGACTGACTTTAAGCGCGTGCTCGACACCCTCGAGCCGGTGGAGCGCAGTGTGCACACCGCCGATGGCGAATACGTGCTGCGCATCCTGCCCTACCAGACGCTGGATGGCCACATCGACGGCGTGGTGATGACGTTCATCGACATTACCAGCCTCACGCGGGCACGCGCGGATATCGAAGCGTTGACCGAGGCGCGGGCGCGGCGCGCCGGCGAGCTGGAGGCGATGCTCTCCGTGTTGCCTGTGGGCGTGCTGATCTGCGCCGACGCGAAGTCGGGGCAGGTACGCACGAACAGGATGGGCGCCGAAATTCTGGGAGTGACCGAAGGCGCTGAAATCTCCGGCCGCGGGAGGCCACCCCCGTTCAAACTGTTACGCGATGACAGCACCGTGGCGAGCGCGGAGTTTTCGCTGCAAAGAGTGCTCGAAACTGGCGAACCCCTGCGGCACGAGGGTTTGCGGGTGCAGCGCGCCGACGGCGCCGTGCGCGACATTGAACTTTCGGCGTGGCCGGTAAAAGACGAGGAGGGCGCGCTGTGCGGCGCGGTCGGTGTGTTCACCGATGTGACCGAGCGCAAGCGGCAGATCGATTTGTGGAAGGCCCAGCAGTCCGCGCTTTCCCGGCTCGCCCTGTTCGCCTTCGGCGAAAGCGACATCGCCGCGGTTCTGCGACAGGTCGTCACCTGTCTGTGCGAGGTGCTGGAAGGCGCGCGCTGCGAGGTATGGCGGCTGCACGCGGAGCGCAATGAGCTGGTGCTGGCAGCCACCTCGACTGACGTGGCCATTGATACGAAAACGCAGGCCGTACCCGCCGATGCCGGTAATTTATTCGGTTACACTCTGACCAGCGAACTTCTTGTCGTCATCGAAGACGCAACGGCTGAGACTCGCTTTGCGTATCCATCCCACCTGCGCCGCGAGGGTATGGTGCGCGGTCTGAGTGTGGCGGTAAAAGCGGATGGCGGGCTGTGGGGGGTGCTCTGTGTACACGATCACCGGCGGCGGAAATTTCTGGTCTACGACACGAACTTCCTGCAATCGGTCGCGGATCTGCTGGGCGGTGTGTTGCGACGAAAAGCATTGGAGATCGGTCACGGGGAAGCTCAACGCCGGCAGGCGTTGGCCGAGGCCGAGGATCGGGTGCGCCAGGCCGAACGACTGGCGTCGCTGGGGACCTTGGCGGCCGGCATCGCGCACGAGGTCAACAACCCGCTGAACTCCATTCTCATGAACGCCGAACTAGGAATCGTGTCGCTGCAAAACGAGCGTGCCCGCGAGAAGCTGCCCAGACTGCTGGATACGATCATCAAGGAGGCGCGTCGCGGCGGGGCCATTACCCGTAACGTTTTGCAGTTTGCCAAGGCCGATCAATTCACGCCCAAGCGTCTCGCGGACCTGAACAATCTCATTCTCCGCGCACGGGACTATGTGGCACCGGTATTGCACGATTCCACCGTGGAACTCGAATTTGCCCTGGAGCCCGCATTGCCGCGGATCGAGCTGAACCAGATCGCTTTGGAGCAGGCCATGGTCAATCTCATTAACAATGCCGTTCAGTCTGGCGGCTCGAAGGTGAAGATCGAGACTGCACGTGAGAAGGATTACGCGCGGGTGACGGTCACCGACGACGGGCGTGGCATTCCGGAAGCGGAGCTTCAGCATATTTTTGACCAGTTCTACACGACGCGCCGCTCGCAGGGTGGCTCCGGGCTGGGCCTGAGCCTGGTGCACCGCATAATCGCCGACCACGACGGCACGGTCGAAGCACGGCGCCGGAAGGGCAGGGGAACGCAGTTTATATTGCGGTTGCCGCTTGGCGATAAGGATGCGTAATCTGCCGCAGATAGACTGGAAGGACAGTGTGGGCGAAATGAAGAAAATGCTGATCGCCGAGGACGAAGTCCACGCGCGGGAAGCGCTGGCGGCGTTTTTCGAAAGTCAGGGTTTCGAGGTGCGCTGCGCCTCCGACGGCGAACAGGCGCTCAATATCGGTAACGAGTTCGTGCCCGATGTGCTCATAACCGATTGGTTGCTGGAGGGCGAATTCAGCGGCGTGGGTGTCGCGCGCGCGCTGGCGCAGGCCGCGCCGCACACGGCGATTATTCTGGTCTCTGGACATCCGATAGCGGAGCTGCGCGCGATCACCGGTGACCTGGAGGTGGAAGCCTACATGGAGAAACCGATCAGCCTGTTCGACCTCAACGCCGTCGTGGAGCGCGCGGCCCAGAAAGAGCACAAGAAAGCGGCCACATGAACACCACGTGCCCCTTATGAGGGCAGTGATGACGCGCACAAACGCCAGCCGGTTCCGGGCCGCAATCGGTTGTCCCTGA
Encoded proteins:
- a CDS encoding PAS domain-containing protein encodes the protein MESSNEALKSANEELMSTNEELQSAAEELDTSKEELQSVNEELSFANEELRRNNDHLSRANSDIKNLFDNTQIAMMFLDKDLHIRSLTPRMSDLYNLRASDTGRSITDIRARHDYTDLETDFKRVLDTLEPVERSVHTADGEYVLRILPYQTLDGHIDGVVMTFIDITSLTRARADIEALTEARARRAGELEAMLSVLPVGVLICADAKSGQVRTNRMGAEILGVTEGAEISGRGRPPPFKLLRDDSTVASAEFSLQRVLETGEPLRHEGLRVQRADGAVRDIELSAWPVKDEEGALCGAVGVFTDVTERKRQIDLWKAQQSALSRLALFAFGESDIAAVLRQVVTCLCEVLEGARCEVWRLHAERNELVLAATSTDVAIDTKTQAVPADAGNLFGYTLTSELLVVIEDATAETRFAYPSHLRREGMVRGLSVAVKADGGLWGVLCVHDHRRRKFLVYDTNFLQSVADLLGGVLRRKALEIGHGEAQRRQALAEAEDRVRQAERLASLGTLAAGIAHEVNNPLNSILMNAELGIVSLQNERAREKLPRLLDTIIKEARRGGAITRNVLQFAKADQFTPKRLADLNNLILRARDYVAPVLHDSTVELEFALEPALPRIELNQIALEQAMVNLINNAVQSGGSKVKIETAREKDYARVTVTDDGRGIPEAELQHIFDQFYTTRRSQGGSGLGLSLVHRIIADHDGTVEARRRKGRGTQFILRLPLGDKDA
- a CDS encoding response regulator, translated to MRNLPQIDWKDSVGEMKKMLIAEDEVHAREALAAFFESQGFEVRCASDGEQALNIGNEFVPDVLITDWLLEGEFSGVGVARALAQAAPHTAIILVSGHPIAELRAITGDLEVEAYMEKPISLFDLNAVVERAAQKEHKKAAT